A single Oryzias melastigma strain HK-1 linkage group LG24, ASM292280v2, whole genome shotgun sequence DNA region contains:
- the si:ch73-217b7.1 gene encoding ensconsin isoform X3: protein MPDRKKRSEERGGSGSSQSKRKLRRGGSRSAVPGLSTITEEEEGQRRREAWKKKKRASYSQYNSDDGRASSATFTGSPGSGQTYTPSLTPIPTFPLNRPVTSNNPSSYAATKTDSLLFNKIDERQRLARERREEREKQNAAKEAQWQAREERARQHYEKLQEERKKKLEEQRIKEEKRRAAVEEKRRQKQEEDRVRHEAVIRRTMDKGQKTRPKSNRWSWGGAMHPNTTNTTTDAGRRSVSTVNLSKHTDSIITKRLSSSSATLLHSPDRGLQTRTTSSPVISKAQSKPRLHPGKSPQQKNTGLRRLPLTLWESNVVNRLQQPTHSYLARSRSAVSLSGDQAAMPVCPRSVSCHPSSSMSFKALQSQPLPHCRSQERSFGREMASLPSAAPRRRTTGTGQQRDRDHVRKSWSNLSLPLVPVLTLPPRNLTTSTSKKNSKTAPSAGRPPQKSPGRPPTPKLLKSPRAEDPGNLRPIRITPDSSQPTTPTKTQHEEEEQFLSPPQPRPQPLGQNKTSSEQMQTTPTGAGAGTTDPEEASRILAENRRLAREQREKEEEERRQQEEQARLAKEEMARRKAEEKARRDEEAQRQAEERRRKEEEERKAEEERLQNEREETLRLQKQKEEEESRQREEAERLRQEREKHFQKEEAERLERKKRLEEIMKRTRRSDTTEKKVRNGESAVTVSQTQKSDANSLNPNQSTAALSHPDQRENGGFEEVIELPSHSRLSPPEGQEEQQQSEERVPVVAFTENGLLKPLSGVEDISAQQGPDVA from the exons ATgccagacaggaaaaaaagaagtgaagaaaGAGGTGGAAGTGGGTCTTCTCAGAGCAAGAGGAAGCTGAGGAGGGGAGGCAGCCGATCAGCCGTCCCCGGCCTGTCCACCAtcactgaggaagaggagggacaGAGACGCAGAGAGGcttggaagaagaaaaagagag CGTCCTACTCCCAGTATAATTCTGATGATGGGAGAGCGTCTTCGGCCACCTTTACCGGCTCCCCAGGCTCTGGACAGACCTACACTCCCAGCCTAACTCCGATTCCAACTTTCCCCTTAAATCGCCCAGTCACCAGCAACAACCCCAGCAGCTATGCTGCCACCAAAACAG ATTCATTGCTTTTCAACAAGATTGATGAGAGACAGAGGTTGGCCCGTGAGAGGAGGGAGGAGCGTGAGAAACAGAACG CTGCCAAGGAAGCCCAATGGCAGGCGCGTGAGGAGCGAGCCCGGCAGCACTATGAGAAGCTccaggaggagaggaagaagaaactGGAAGAACAGCGGATAAAAGAGGAGAAGAGGCGGGCcgctgtggaggagaagcggcgaCAGAAACAGGAGGAGGACAGG GTACGCCATGAGGCGGTGATACGTCGAACGATGGACAAAGGTCAGAAAACCAGGCCGAAGAGCAACCGCTGGTCCTGGGGGGGAGCAATGCACCCAAACACCACCAACACAACAACTG ATGCTGGCAGACGGTCAGTGTCCACGGTAAACTTATCCAAACATACAGACTCCATCATTACAAAGCGGCTTTCCTCTTCGTCTGCAACACTTCTGCACTCACCTGACAGAG GTTTACAGACGAGAACAACCTCCTCCCCAGTTATAAGCAAAGCTCAGTCCAAACCCCGCCTACATCCGGGGAAGAGCccacagcagaaaaacacag ggCTGCGCCGCCTTCCCCTGACGCTGTGGGAGAGCAATGTGGTGAACCGCCTGCAGCAGCCAACACACTCCTACCTGGCTCGCAGCCGCAGTGCTGTCAGCCTGTCTGGAGACCAAGCGG CCATGCCTGTGTGTCCTCGCTCAGTTTCCTGCCACCCTTCGAGCTCCATGTCCTTCAAGGCCCTGCAGAGCCAGCCTCTGCCTCACTGCCGCAGCCAGGAGAGGAGCTTCGGCAGAGAGATGGCCTCCCTGCCCTCCGCTGCCCCGCGCAGGAGGACCACCGGAACTGGACAG CAAAGGGATCGAGACCATGTTAGAAAATCATGGAGCAACCTGTCACTTCCTCTGGTTCCTGTTCTGACGTTACCTCCCAGAAACCTCACAACTTccacaagcaaaaaaaacagcaaaacggcgccctctgctggcag ACCTCCTCAGAAGAGTCCAGGACGCCCCCCAACGCCCAAACTTTTGAAGTCTCCGAGGGCAGAGGACCCTGGAAACCTTCGTCCAATCAGGATTACACCGGACAGTTCTCAACCCACAACCCCGACCAAAACCCAACatgaagaggaggaacagtTCCTCAGCCCTCCTCAGCCTCGGCCTCAACCGCTGGGTCAAAACAAGACTTCCAGTGAGCAGATGCAAACCACGCCCACAGGAGCCGGCG CAGGAACCACAGACCCAGAGGAGGCGAGTCGCATCCTCGCAGAGAACCGGAGGCTGGCGCGTgagcaaagagaaaaagaggaggaggagcgaaGGCAACAAGAGGAGCAGGCCAG GTTAGCCAAGGAGGAGATGGCTCGCCGGAAGGCTGAGGAAAAAGCCCGCAGAGATGAGGAGGCACAGCGGCAggcagaggagaggaggaggaaggaggaggaggagagaaaggCAGAGGAAGAGAGGCTGCAGAATGAAAGAGAGGAAACTCTGAGACTCCAGAAACAG aaagaggaggaggagtctcgACAGAGGGAGGAAGCTGAGCGTCTGAGGCAGGAGAGGGAGAAGCACTTCCAGAAAGAAGAGGCTGAACGCCTGGAGAGAAAGAAG CGTCTTGAGGAGATCATGAAGAGAACGAGGCGCTCTGACACAACAGAAAAG aaAGTCAGAAATGGAGAGAGTGCAG TGACCGTATCCCAGACGCAGAAAAGTGACGCCAACAGCCTCAACCCAAACCAGAGCACTGCAGCACTGAGTCATCCCGACCAGAG ggAGAACGGGGGGTTTGAGGAGGTGATTGAACTGCCTTCGCATTCCAGGCTGTCTCCTCCTGAAGgacaggaggagcagcagcagtccGAGGAGAGAGTTCCTGTCGTAGCCTTCACTGAGAACGGCCTCCTGAAGCCCCTGAGTGGAGTAGAGGACATTTCAGCCCAGCAGGGACCAG ATGTTGCCTGA
- the si:ch73-217b7.1 gene encoding ensconsin isoform X7 has product MTSYSQYNSDDGRASSATFTGSPGSGQTYTPSLTPIPTFPLNRPVTSNNPSSYAATKTDSLLFNKIDERQRLARERREEREKQNAAKEAQWQAREERARQHYEKLQEERKKKLEEQRIKEEKRRAAVEEKRRQKQEEDRVRHEAVIRRTMDKGQKTRPKSNRWSWGGAMHPNTTNTTTDAGRRSVSTVNLSKHTDSIITKRLSSSSATLLHSPDRGLQTRTTSSPVISKAQSKPRLHPGKSPQQKNTGLRRLPLTLWESNVVNRLQQPTHSYLARSRSAVSLSGDQAAMPVCPRSVSCHPSSSMSFKALQSQPLPHCRSQERSFGREMASLPSAAPRRRTTGTGQQRDRDHVRKSWSNLSLPLVPVLTLPPRNLTTSTSKKNSKTAPSAGRPPQKSPGRPPTPKLLKSPRAEDPGNLRPIRITPDSSQPTTPTKTQHEEEEQFLSPPQPRPQPLGQNKTSSEQMQTTPTGAGESSGSPPSSKPSAGTTDPEEASRILAENRRLAREQREKEEEERRQQEEQARLAKEEMARRKAEEKARRDEEAQRQAEERRRKEEEERKAEEERLQNEREETLRLQKQKEEEESRQREEAERLRQEREKHFQKEEAERLERKKRLEEIMKRTRRSDTTEKKVRNGESAVTVSQTQKSDANSLNPNQSTAALSHPDQRENGGFEEVIELPSHSRLSPPEGQEEQQQSEERVPVVAFTENGLLKPLSGVEDISAQQGPDVA; this is encoded by the exons CGTCCTACTCCCAGTATAATTCTGATGATGGGAGAGCGTCTTCGGCCACCTTTACCGGCTCCCCAGGCTCTGGACAGACCTACACTCCCAGCCTAACTCCGATTCCAACTTTCCCCTTAAATCGCCCAGTCACCAGCAACAACCCCAGCAGCTATGCTGCCACCAAAACAG ATTCATTGCTTTTCAACAAGATTGATGAGAGACAGAGGTTGGCCCGTGAGAGGAGGGAGGAGCGTGAGAAACAGAACG CTGCCAAGGAAGCCCAATGGCAGGCGCGTGAGGAGCGAGCCCGGCAGCACTATGAGAAGCTccaggaggagaggaagaagaaactGGAAGAACAGCGGATAAAAGAGGAGAAGAGGCGGGCcgctgtggaggagaagcggcgaCAGAAACAGGAGGAGGACAGG GTACGCCATGAGGCGGTGATACGTCGAACGATGGACAAAGGTCAGAAAACCAGGCCGAAGAGCAACCGCTGGTCCTGGGGGGGAGCAATGCACCCAAACACCACCAACACAACAACTG ATGCTGGCAGACGGTCAGTGTCCACGGTAAACTTATCCAAACATACAGACTCCATCATTACAAAGCGGCTTTCCTCTTCGTCTGCAACACTTCTGCACTCACCTGACAGAG GTTTACAGACGAGAACAACCTCCTCCCCAGTTATAAGCAAAGCTCAGTCCAAACCCCGCCTACATCCGGGGAAGAGCccacagcagaaaaacacag ggCTGCGCCGCCTTCCCCTGACGCTGTGGGAGAGCAATGTGGTGAACCGCCTGCAGCAGCCAACACACTCCTACCTGGCTCGCAGCCGCAGTGCTGTCAGCCTGTCTGGAGACCAAGCGG CCATGCCTGTGTGTCCTCGCTCAGTTTCCTGCCACCCTTCGAGCTCCATGTCCTTCAAGGCCCTGCAGAGCCAGCCTCTGCCTCACTGCCGCAGCCAGGAGAGGAGCTTCGGCAGAGAGATGGCCTCCCTGCCCTCCGCTGCCCCGCGCAGGAGGACCACCGGAACTGGACAG CAAAGGGATCGAGACCATGTTAGAAAATCATGGAGCAACCTGTCACTTCCTCTGGTTCCTGTTCTGACGTTACCTCCCAGAAACCTCACAACTTccacaagcaaaaaaaacagcaaaacggcgccctctgctggcag ACCTCCTCAGAAGAGTCCAGGACGCCCCCCAACGCCCAAACTTTTGAAGTCTCCGAGGGCAGAGGACCCTGGAAACCTTCGTCCAATCAGGATTACACCGGACAGTTCTCAACCCACAACCCCGACCAAAACCCAACatgaagaggaggaacagtTCCTCAGCCCTCCTCAGCCTCGGCCTCAACCGCTGGGTCAAAACAAGACTTCCAGTGAGCAGATGCAAACCACGCCCACAGGAGCCGGCG AGAGCTCAGGCTCTCCTCCATCTTCCAAACCCTCAGCAGGAACCACAGACCCAGAGGAGGCGAGTCGCATCCTCGCAGAGAACCGGAGGCTGGCGCGTgagcaaagagaaaaagaggaggaggagcgaaGGCAACAAGAGGAGCAGGCCAG GTTAGCCAAGGAGGAGATGGCTCGCCGGAAGGCTGAGGAAAAAGCCCGCAGAGATGAGGAGGCACAGCGGCAggcagaggagaggaggaggaaggaggaggaggagagaaaggCAGAGGAAGAGAGGCTGCAGAATGAAAGAGAGGAAACTCTGAGACTCCAGAAACAG aaagaggaggaggagtctcgACAGAGGGAGGAAGCTGAGCGTCTGAGGCAGGAGAGGGAGAAGCACTTCCAGAAAGAAGAGGCTGAACGCCTGGAGAGAAAGAAG CGTCTTGAGGAGATCATGAAGAGAACGAGGCGCTCTGACACAACAGAAAAG aaAGTCAGAAATGGAGAGAGTGCAG TGACCGTATCCCAGACGCAGAAAAGTGACGCCAACAGCCTCAACCCAAACCAGAGCACTGCAGCACTGAGTCATCCCGACCAGAG ggAGAACGGGGGGTTTGAGGAGGTGATTGAACTGCCTTCGCATTCCAGGCTGTCTCCTCCTGAAGgacaggaggagcagcagcagtccGAGGAGAGAGTTCCTGTCGTAGCCTTCACTGAGAACGGCCTCCTGAAGCCCCTGAGTGGAGTAGAGGACATTTCAGCCCAGCAGGGACCAG ATGTTGCCTGA
- the si:ch73-217b7.1 gene encoding ensconsin isoform X5, giving the protein MPDRKKRSEERGGSGSSQSKRKLRRGGSRSAVPGLSTITEEEEGQRRREAWKKKKRASYSQYNSDDGRASSATFTGSPGSGQTYTPSLTPIPTFPLNRPVTSNNPSSYAATKTDSLLFNKIDERQRLARERREEREKQNAAKEAQWQAREERARQHYEKLQEERKKKLEEQRIKEEKRRAAVEEKRRQKQEEDRVRHEAVIRRTMDKGQKTRPKSNRWSWGGAMHPNTTNTTTDAGRRSVSTVNLSKHTDSIITKRLSSSSATLLHSPDRGLRRLPLTLWESNVVNRLQQPTHSYLARSRSAVSLSGDQAVSCHPSSSMSFKALQSQPLPHCRSQERSFGREMASLPSAAPRRRTTGTGQQRDRDHVRKSWSNLSLPLVPVLTLPPRNLTTSTSKKNSKTAPSAGRPPQKSPGRPPTPKLLKSPRAEDPGNLRPIRITPDSSQPTTPTKTQHEEEEQFLSPPQPRPQPLGQNKTSSEQMQTTPTGAGESSGSPPSSKPSAGTTDPEEASRILAENRRLAREQREKEEEERRQQEEQARLAKEEMARRKAEEKARRDEEAQRQAEERRRKEEEERKAEEERLQNEREETLRLQKQKEEEESRQREEAERLRQEREKHFQKEEAERLERKKRLEEIMKRTRRSDTTEKKVRNGESAVTVSQTQKSDANSLNPNQSTAALSHPDQRENGGFEEVIELPSHSRLSPPEGQEEQQQSEERVPVVAFTENGLLKPLSGVEDISAQQGPDVA; this is encoded by the exons ATgccagacaggaaaaaaagaagtgaagaaaGAGGTGGAAGTGGGTCTTCTCAGAGCAAGAGGAAGCTGAGGAGGGGAGGCAGCCGATCAGCCGTCCCCGGCCTGTCCACCAtcactgaggaagaggagggacaGAGACGCAGAGAGGcttggaagaagaaaaagagag CGTCCTACTCCCAGTATAATTCTGATGATGGGAGAGCGTCTTCGGCCACCTTTACCGGCTCCCCAGGCTCTGGACAGACCTACACTCCCAGCCTAACTCCGATTCCAACTTTCCCCTTAAATCGCCCAGTCACCAGCAACAACCCCAGCAGCTATGCTGCCACCAAAACAG ATTCATTGCTTTTCAACAAGATTGATGAGAGACAGAGGTTGGCCCGTGAGAGGAGGGAGGAGCGTGAGAAACAGAACG CTGCCAAGGAAGCCCAATGGCAGGCGCGTGAGGAGCGAGCCCGGCAGCACTATGAGAAGCTccaggaggagaggaagaagaaactGGAAGAACAGCGGATAAAAGAGGAGAAGAGGCGGGCcgctgtggaggagaagcggcgaCAGAAACAGGAGGAGGACAGG GTACGCCATGAGGCGGTGATACGTCGAACGATGGACAAAGGTCAGAAAACCAGGCCGAAGAGCAACCGCTGGTCCTGGGGGGGAGCAATGCACCCAAACACCACCAACACAACAACTG ATGCTGGCAGACGGTCAGTGTCCACGGTAAACTTATCCAAACATACAGACTCCATCATTACAAAGCGGCTTTCCTCTTCGTCTGCAACACTTCTGCACTCACCTGACAGAG ggCTGCGCCGCCTTCCCCTGACGCTGTGGGAGAGCAATGTGGTGAACCGCCTGCAGCAGCCAACACACTCCTACCTGGCTCGCAGCCGCAGTGCTGTCAGCCTGTCTGGAGACCAAGCGG TTTCCTGCCACCCTTCGAGCTCCATGTCCTTCAAGGCCCTGCAGAGCCAGCCTCTGCCTCACTGCCGCAGCCAGGAGAGGAGCTTCGGCAGAGAGATGGCCTCCCTGCCCTCCGCTGCCCCGCGCAGGAGGACCACCGGAACTGGACAG CAAAGGGATCGAGACCATGTTAGAAAATCATGGAGCAACCTGTCACTTCCTCTGGTTCCTGTTCTGACGTTACCTCCCAGAAACCTCACAACTTccacaagcaaaaaaaacagcaaaacggcgccctctgctggcag ACCTCCTCAGAAGAGTCCAGGACGCCCCCCAACGCCCAAACTTTTGAAGTCTCCGAGGGCAGAGGACCCTGGAAACCTTCGTCCAATCAGGATTACACCGGACAGTTCTCAACCCACAACCCCGACCAAAACCCAACatgaagaggaggaacagtTCCTCAGCCCTCCTCAGCCTCGGCCTCAACCGCTGGGTCAAAACAAGACTTCCAGTGAGCAGATGCAAACCACGCCCACAGGAGCCGGCG AGAGCTCAGGCTCTCCTCCATCTTCCAAACCCTCAGCAGGAACCACAGACCCAGAGGAGGCGAGTCGCATCCTCGCAGAGAACCGGAGGCTGGCGCGTgagcaaagagaaaaagaggaggaggagcgaaGGCAACAAGAGGAGCAGGCCAG GTTAGCCAAGGAGGAGATGGCTCGCCGGAAGGCTGAGGAAAAAGCCCGCAGAGATGAGGAGGCACAGCGGCAggcagaggagaggaggaggaaggaggaggaggagagaaaggCAGAGGAAGAGAGGCTGCAGAATGAAAGAGAGGAAACTCTGAGACTCCAGAAACAG aaagaggaggaggagtctcgACAGAGGGAGGAAGCTGAGCGTCTGAGGCAGGAGAGGGAGAAGCACTTCCAGAAAGAAGAGGCTGAACGCCTGGAGAGAAAGAAG CGTCTTGAGGAGATCATGAAGAGAACGAGGCGCTCTGACACAACAGAAAAG aaAGTCAGAAATGGAGAGAGTGCAG TGACCGTATCCCAGACGCAGAAAAGTGACGCCAACAGCCTCAACCCAAACCAGAGCACTGCAGCACTGAGTCATCCCGACCAGAG ggAGAACGGGGGGTTTGAGGAGGTGATTGAACTGCCTTCGCATTCCAGGCTGTCTCCTCCTGAAGgacaggaggagcagcagcagtccGAGGAGAGAGTTCCTGTCGTAGCCTTCACTGAGAACGGCCTCCTGAAGCCCCTGAGTGGAGTAGAGGACATTTCAGCCCAGCAGGGACCAG ATGTTGCCTGA
- the si:ch73-217b7.1 gene encoding ensconsin isoform X4: protein MPDRKKRSEERGGSGSSQSKRKLRRGGSRSAVPGLSTITEEEEGQRRREAWKKKKRASYSQYNSDDGRASSATFTGSPGSGQTYTPSLTPIPTFPLNRPVTSNNPSSYAATKTDSLLFNKIDERQRLARERREEREKQNAAKEAQWQAREERARQHYEKLQEERKKKLEEQRIKEEKRRAAVEEKRRQKQEEDRVRHEAVIRRTMDKGQKTRPKSNRWSWGGAMHPNTTNTTTDAGRRSVSTVNLSKHTDSIITKRLSSSSATLLHSPDRGLRRLPLTLWESNVVNRLQQPTHSYLARSRSAVSLSGDQAAMPVCPRSVSCHPSSSMSFKALQSQPLPHCRSQERSFGREMASLPSAAPRRRTTGTGQQRDRDHVRKSWSNLSLPLVPVLTLPPRNLTTSTSKKNSKTAPSAGRPPQKSPGRPPTPKLLKSPRAEDPGNLRPIRITPDSSQPTTPTKTQHEEEEQFLSPPQPRPQPLGQNKTSSEQMQTTPTGAGESSGSPPSSKPSAGTTDPEEASRILAENRRLAREQREKEEEERRQQEEQARLAKEEMARRKAEEKARRDEEAQRQAEERRRKEEEERKAEEERLQNEREETLRLQKQKEEEESRQREEAERLRQEREKHFQKEEAERLERKKRLEEIMKRTRRSDTTEKKVRNGESAVTVSQTQKSDANSLNPNQSTAALSHPDQRENGGFEEVIELPSHSRLSPPEGQEEQQQSEERVPVVAFTENGLLKPLSGVEDISAQQGPDVA from the exons ATgccagacaggaaaaaaagaagtgaagaaaGAGGTGGAAGTGGGTCTTCTCAGAGCAAGAGGAAGCTGAGGAGGGGAGGCAGCCGATCAGCCGTCCCCGGCCTGTCCACCAtcactgaggaagaggagggacaGAGACGCAGAGAGGcttggaagaagaaaaagagag CGTCCTACTCCCAGTATAATTCTGATGATGGGAGAGCGTCTTCGGCCACCTTTACCGGCTCCCCAGGCTCTGGACAGACCTACACTCCCAGCCTAACTCCGATTCCAACTTTCCCCTTAAATCGCCCAGTCACCAGCAACAACCCCAGCAGCTATGCTGCCACCAAAACAG ATTCATTGCTTTTCAACAAGATTGATGAGAGACAGAGGTTGGCCCGTGAGAGGAGGGAGGAGCGTGAGAAACAGAACG CTGCCAAGGAAGCCCAATGGCAGGCGCGTGAGGAGCGAGCCCGGCAGCACTATGAGAAGCTccaggaggagaggaagaagaaactGGAAGAACAGCGGATAAAAGAGGAGAAGAGGCGGGCcgctgtggaggagaagcggcgaCAGAAACAGGAGGAGGACAGG GTACGCCATGAGGCGGTGATACGTCGAACGATGGACAAAGGTCAGAAAACCAGGCCGAAGAGCAACCGCTGGTCCTGGGGGGGAGCAATGCACCCAAACACCACCAACACAACAACTG ATGCTGGCAGACGGTCAGTGTCCACGGTAAACTTATCCAAACATACAGACTCCATCATTACAAAGCGGCTTTCCTCTTCGTCTGCAACACTTCTGCACTCACCTGACAGAG ggCTGCGCCGCCTTCCCCTGACGCTGTGGGAGAGCAATGTGGTGAACCGCCTGCAGCAGCCAACACACTCCTACCTGGCTCGCAGCCGCAGTGCTGTCAGCCTGTCTGGAGACCAAGCGG CCATGCCTGTGTGTCCTCGCTCAGTTTCCTGCCACCCTTCGAGCTCCATGTCCTTCAAGGCCCTGCAGAGCCAGCCTCTGCCTCACTGCCGCAGCCAGGAGAGGAGCTTCGGCAGAGAGATGGCCTCCCTGCCCTCCGCTGCCCCGCGCAGGAGGACCACCGGAACTGGACAG CAAAGGGATCGAGACCATGTTAGAAAATCATGGAGCAACCTGTCACTTCCTCTGGTTCCTGTTCTGACGTTACCTCCCAGAAACCTCACAACTTccacaagcaaaaaaaacagcaaaacggcgccctctgctggcag ACCTCCTCAGAAGAGTCCAGGACGCCCCCCAACGCCCAAACTTTTGAAGTCTCCGAGGGCAGAGGACCCTGGAAACCTTCGTCCAATCAGGATTACACCGGACAGTTCTCAACCCACAACCCCGACCAAAACCCAACatgaagaggaggaacagtTCCTCAGCCCTCCTCAGCCTCGGCCTCAACCGCTGGGTCAAAACAAGACTTCCAGTGAGCAGATGCAAACCACGCCCACAGGAGCCGGCG AGAGCTCAGGCTCTCCTCCATCTTCCAAACCCTCAGCAGGAACCACAGACCCAGAGGAGGCGAGTCGCATCCTCGCAGAGAACCGGAGGCTGGCGCGTgagcaaagagaaaaagaggaggaggagcgaaGGCAACAAGAGGAGCAGGCCAG GTTAGCCAAGGAGGAGATGGCTCGCCGGAAGGCTGAGGAAAAAGCCCGCAGAGATGAGGAGGCACAGCGGCAggcagaggagaggaggaggaaggaggaggaggagagaaaggCAGAGGAAGAGAGGCTGCAGAATGAAAGAGAGGAAACTCTGAGACTCCAGAAACAG aaagaggaggaggagtctcgACAGAGGGAGGAAGCTGAGCGTCTGAGGCAGGAGAGGGAGAAGCACTTCCAGAAAGAAGAGGCTGAACGCCTGGAGAGAAAGAAG CGTCTTGAGGAGATCATGAAGAGAACGAGGCGCTCTGACACAACAGAAAAG aaAGTCAGAAATGGAGAGAGTGCAG TGACCGTATCCCAGACGCAGAAAAGTGACGCCAACAGCCTCAACCCAAACCAGAGCACTGCAGCACTGAGTCATCCCGACCAGAG ggAGAACGGGGGGTTTGAGGAGGTGATTGAACTGCCTTCGCATTCCAGGCTGTCTCCTCCTGAAGgacaggaggagcagcagcagtccGAGGAGAGAGTTCCTGTCGTAGCCTTCACTGAGAACGGCCTCCTGAAGCCCCTGAGTGGAGTAGAGGACATTTCAGCCCAGCAGGGACCAG ATGTTGCCTGA